A single window of Rhodohalobacter sp. 614A DNA harbors:
- a CDS encoding heavy metal translocating P-type ATPase: MKLLQKLVRNATTRKKALLIVSGLLIAAGWAANFFGALPRLFDVLMLLATLTAGFEIARRAWQGLRNRHTNIELLVAIAATGGIFIGVFWEAAAVTFLFLLGGWLEARTMSKTRNTLKELINMAPETAIVIDGGERKEIPARQVQEGMRVLVKPGSKIPVDGLVESGTTSIDESAITGEPIPTEKQTGSEVYAGTINKNGRIFVKATKAGADTTLAKIIRRVEEAQEEKAPTQRFIERFARWYTPGIVGLSIVSYLFTWDLELALTLLVIGCPGALVISTPISVITGIGNAAKKGILIKGGEYLENAGKVTAIALDKTGTLTEGKPGVIEIIYFSRAIAVAGGGQEEFPAVHTVSLSDRNNESLPLEGEELLYWASIAESASEHPLAEAIITEAEKSGQIPEPDEFESYTGQGIEAVLGDDHIYVGKAEFLKQKRISISENINKEIRSLTNKGRTVVLVARNNKLLGAIGIADQMRPDAPKMISKLRENGIERIAMLTGDARPTAEAIAEETGITEVHAGILPEDKNDIIIEMQQQGYQVTMIGDGINDAPALATADIGIAMGAAGTDVAIETADIALMANDLMKIPEALRLSKKTLRNIHQNVVIALITVTALLAGVMAGSVHMAGGMLIHELSVMAVILNGMRLRWG, translated from the coding sequence ATGAAATTACTTCAAAAACTAGTGCGTAATGCAACAACACGGAAGAAAGCACTACTGATCGTCAGCGGCCTGCTCATCGCAGCCGGATGGGCCGCAAATTTCTTTGGGGCTTTGCCCCGGCTGTTTGACGTCCTGATGTTGCTGGCCACGCTGACGGCCGGGTTTGAGATCGCCCGCCGGGCCTGGCAGGGGCTGCGGAACCGGCATACTAATATAGAACTGCTGGTGGCCATCGCTGCCACGGGCGGGATCTTCATCGGCGTATTCTGGGAGGCTGCGGCCGTTACTTTTCTGTTTCTGCTGGGCGGCTGGCTGGAAGCCCGAACGATGAGCAAGACCCGCAATACCCTGAAAGAACTGATTAATATGGCCCCGGAAACTGCAATAGTTATAGATGGTGGAGAACGGAAGGAAATTCCGGCCCGGCAGGTTCAGGAAGGTATGCGGGTGTTGGTAAAACCCGGATCAAAAATTCCGGTTGACGGCCTGGTGGAATCCGGTACTACGTCGATAGACGAAAGTGCGATTACCGGAGAGCCGATCCCGACCGAAAAGCAGACCGGATCGGAAGTGTATGCGGGTACCATCAATAAAAACGGTCGTATTTTTGTGAAGGCAACCAAGGCGGGTGCAGACACTACGTTGGCAAAAATTATCCGGCGTGTGGAGGAAGCCCAGGAAGAAAAAGCTCCTACACAACGTTTCATCGAACGATTTGCCCGGTGGTATACCCCCGGAATTGTGGGCTTGAGTATCGTATCCTACTTGTTTACCTGGGACCTGGAGCTGGCGCTGACGCTGCTGGTGATCGGCTGCCCCGGGGCTCTGGTGATTTCTACCCCAATCTCCGTCATAACGGGTATAGGCAATGCTGCGAAAAAAGGAATTCTTATCAAGGGTGGTGAATATTTGGAAAATGCAGGTAAAGTTACCGCCATTGCACTGGATAAAACCGGTACCCTGACAGAAGGAAAACCGGGCGTTATCGAGATTATTTATTTTTCAAGGGCCATTGCTGTAGCCGGTGGTGGCCAGGAAGAGTTTCCGGCAGTTCATACGGTTTCTTTGTCTGATCGAAATAATGAGTCGCTGCCATTGGAAGGTGAAGAACTTCTCTATTGGGCTTCCATAGCCGAATCAGCCTCCGAGCATCCGCTGGCGGAGGCCATTATAACGGAAGCGGAAAAATCGGGCCAAATTCCGGAACCCGATGAGTTTGAATCTTATACCGGACAAGGAATTGAGGCGGTATTGGGCGACGATCATATCTATGTAGGGAAAGCTGAGTTTCTGAAACAAAAGAGGATCTCTATTAGTGAAAACATTAATAAAGAGATACGGAGTCTGACGAATAAAGGAAGAACCGTGGTTCTGGTAGCACGAAATAATAAACTACTTGGAGCTATTGGGATAGCTGATCAAATGCGCCCGGATGCTCCAAAAATGATATCAAAACTGCGTGAAAATGGCATTGAACGTATTGCGATGCTTACTGGTGATGCCCGGCCAACGGCCGAAGCGATTGCCGAAGAGACAGGGATCACGGAGGTGCATGCGGGCATTCTGCCGGAAGACAAAAACGATATCATCATTGAAATGCAACAGCAAGGGTACCAAGTGACTATGATCGGTGACGGCATCAATGATGCCCCGGCGTTGGCTACCGCAGATATCGGCATTGCCATGGGAGCAGCCGGCACCGATGTGGCTATCGAAACGGCTGATATTGCACTGATGGCCAATGACCTGATGAAAATACCCGAGGCACTTCGTCTTTCAAAAAAGACGTTACGCAATATACATCAAAATGTAGTAATTGCTCTGATTACAGTGACCGCACTGTTGGCGGGTGTAATGGCAGGGTCGGTGCATATGGCGGGCGGTATGTTGATTCATGAGCTGTCGGTGATGGCCGTAATTCTAAACGGTATGCGGCTGCGATGGGGTTAA
- a CDS encoding heavy-metal-associated domain-containing protein: MTTTKTILRSDELSCPSCVNNIESNLNQTEGVSNAKVHFNTGRIEVEHDPDRASEEKLIEVVRHSGYEAQISPF, translated from the coding sequence ATGACAACGACAAAAACAATATTGCGAAGCGATGAGCTAAGCTGCCCGTCATGCGTAAACAACATCGAATCGAACCTGAATCAGACAGAAGGCGTATCCAATGCCAAGGTCCATTTTAATACCGGCCGCATCGAAGTAGAACACGATCCCGATAGGGCCTCCGAAGAGAAACTGATAGAAGTCGTCCGACATTCAGGCTACGAAGCTCAAATCTCTCCATTTTAA
- a CDS encoding heavy metal translocating P-type ATPase, with protein sequence MEHSHDQNGHAHSHKKGHDHQHHNQKEHKHSGGHAEHHAHMAEDFLKRFWISIALTIPILILSPMIQEFLGLGDSLRFAGDSYISFLLSSIVFFYGGWPFLSGLYNELKKRQPGMMTLIGIAITAAYVYSTLVVFAVEGQVFFWELATLVDIMLIGHYIEMKSVMSASRALEELAKLMPSEAHVVQDDGSTRDVPLEELEKGLKVLVKPGEKIPADGLVVEGKSSVNESLMTGESKPVSKKQGDEVIGGSINGEGSLTIEVNRTGEDSFLSQVINLVRQAQESKSRTQDLANRAAFWLTIVALGAGAVTFFAWTAFTTQDFVFALERTVTVMVIACPHALGLAVPLVVAVSTSLAAQNGFLIRNRTAFEEARNLGAIIFDKTGTLTHGEFGVTDVLTFNGYEKDEILKLAGSLEQNSEHPIARGIVKATDGLMKVEEFNSITGKGIEGRVDGKQIKVVSPGYLREQNIALPTTEYEQLSGQGKTVVFVLIDNQLKGAIALGDTIREDSKAAIQSLQSMGIQCIMLTGDNKQTAAYVAKELGLDDFFAEVLPEEKAAKVKEVQNRGLKVAMTGDGVNDAPALAQADVGIAIGAGSDVAVETGDIILTQSNPKDVASLIGLAKATYRKMVQNLWWATGYNAFAIPLAAGVLYTYGIILSPALGAVLMSLSTVIVAINARFLKIER encoded by the coding sequence ATGGAACATTCTCACGATCAAAACGGTCATGCTCATTCACACAAAAAAGGGCACGATCATCAACACCACAACCAGAAAGAGCATAAGCACTCCGGGGGACATGCCGAACATCATGCCCACATGGCCGAAGACTTCCTGAAGCGGTTTTGGATTTCAATTGCGCTTACGATTCCTATTCTGATCTTGTCACCAATGATTCAGGAATTCCTTGGACTTGGAGATTCGCTTCGATTTGCTGGTGACAGCTATATATCATTCTTGCTTTCAAGCATCGTGTTCTTTTATGGTGGCTGGCCTTTTCTGAGTGGACTCTATAATGAGCTAAAAAAGCGACAACCAGGGATGATGACCCTGATTGGCATCGCAATTACGGCTGCTTATGTATATAGTACGTTGGTCGTTTTTGCCGTTGAGGGACAAGTCTTTTTCTGGGAGCTGGCTACACTCGTAGATATCATGCTTATCGGGCATTACATAGAAATGAAATCTGTGATGAGTGCCTCTCGTGCCCTGGAGGAACTTGCCAAACTGATGCCATCGGAAGCACATGTTGTACAGGACGATGGATCCACACGGGATGTTCCTCTTGAAGAGCTGGAAAAAGGATTAAAAGTCCTTGTTAAGCCAGGTGAAAAGATCCCCGCTGATGGCTTGGTTGTTGAGGGAAAGAGTTCAGTTAATGAATCTCTGATGACCGGGGAATCAAAGCCGGTCTCCAAAAAACAGGGGGATGAGGTAATTGGTGGTTCTATCAATGGTGAAGGGTCGCTGACCATCGAGGTCAATCGAACCGGGGAAGATTCCTTCCTCTCTCAGGTTATCAATCTTGTACGGCAAGCTCAGGAGAGTAAATCCCGTACACAGGATTTAGCTAATCGAGCCGCTTTTTGGTTGACCATTGTAGCACTTGGGGCCGGGGCGGTAACCTTCTTTGCGTGGACTGCCTTTACAACACAGGATTTTGTTTTTGCTTTGGAGCGAACGGTTACCGTTATGGTCATTGCTTGCCCCCATGCTTTAGGACTGGCTGTACCTCTGGTGGTAGCAGTCTCTACAAGTTTAGCGGCTCAAAATGGTTTCTTAATTCGCAATCGCACGGCTTTTGAAGAAGCCAGAAATCTTGGAGCCATCATTTTTGACAAAACAGGGACACTGACACACGGAGAGTTTGGTGTAACCGACGTACTTACGTTCAATGGCTATGAGAAGGATGAAATCCTGAAATTGGCCGGTTCCCTTGAACAAAACTCTGAACATCCTATTGCAAGGGGTATCGTCAAGGCCACGGACGGGTTGATGAAAGTAGAAGAGTTCAACTCCATCACAGGAAAAGGTATTGAAGGCCGGGTAGATGGCAAACAGATCAAAGTGGTTAGTCCCGGTTATCTTCGAGAACAGAACATTGCTCTGCCAACCACTGAATACGAACAACTTTCGGGGCAGGGAAAAACAGTTGTATTTGTATTGATTGACAATCAACTGAAAGGTGCTATTGCACTGGGGGATACCATTCGCGAAGATTCGAAAGCAGCTATCCAAAGTCTGCAATCGATGGGAATTCAATGTATCATGCTCACTGGTGACAATAAACAAACTGCCGCTTATGTTGCCAAAGAGCTGGGTTTGGACGATTTCTTTGCCGAAGTACTTCCAGAAGAAAAAGCCGCCAAAGTCAAAGAAGTTCAGAACCGTGGACTTAAAGTAGCCATGACCGGCGACGGCGTTAACGATGCTCCCGCCCTTGCACAGGCTGATGTTGGTATTGCCATTGGAGCCGGTTCGGATGTGGCAGTCGAAACGGGAGATATCATTCTTACCCAAAGTAATCCGAAAGACGTGGCTTCACTCATCGGATTGGCTAAAGCCACCTACCGAAAGATGGTTCAGAACCTCTGGTGGGCAACGGGCTACAATGCATTTGCAATTCCTCTGGCAGCAGGTGTCTTATACACGTACGGAATTATTCTGAGTCCGGCACTGGGTGCTGTGTTGATGTCGCTAAGTACGGTAATTGTGGCTATTAATGCCCGATTCCTTAAAATCGAACGCTAA
- a CDS encoding DUF302 domain-containing protein: MKYFTSKTVDLSYDQAIEKVTGLLKEEGFGVLTEIDVKNTLKEKLDVDFKKYKILGACNPNFAHKALQAEDKIGVMLPCNVIVEEHEDGTVEVSAVNPVASMQAVTNDDLHPIAGQVRDKLDKVIDNL, from the coding sequence ATGAAATACTTTACTTCAAAAACTGTCGACCTTTCCTACGATCAGGCTATTGAAAAAGTCACCGGGCTTCTTAAGGAAGAAGGATTTGGTGTGCTTACAGAAATAGATGTAAAAAATACGCTTAAAGAGAAATTGGATGTGGATTTTAAAAAATATAAAATCCTCGGAGCCTGTAATCCGAACTTTGCCCATAAGGCACTTCAGGCAGAAGATAAAATTGGTGTCATGCTGCCGTGTAATGTTATTGTCGAAGAGCATGAAGACGGCACCGTAGAAGTTTCGGCTGTCAATCCTGTTGCATCCATGCAAGCAGTTACCAATGATGATCTGCATCCTATTGCAGGCCAGGTAAGAGATAAATTAGACAAGGTAATCGACAACCTCTAA
- a CDS encoding DUF5676 family membrane protein, which translates to MKTLNIKRMGFAFGATGTILYIGCILLMVTVGREGTIFFFNNLLHGLDVEPIIRMSVPAMDVFFGIIQTFILSWLIGALIAAIYNIGIGDEEEQLK; encoded by the coding sequence ATGAAAACACTTAACATTAAAAGAATGGGGTTTGCATTTGGCGCAACAGGCACCATTCTTTACATAGGCTGCATTTTACTGATGGTTACAGTTGGCAGAGAAGGCACCATCTTCTTTTTTAACAACCTGTTACATGGACTGGACGTAGAACCAATCATTCGGATGAGTGTGCCTGCCATGGACGTATTTTTTGGCATTATTCAAACATTCATTTTGAGTTGGTTGATTGGTGCTTTGATAGCGGCAATCTATAATATTGGCATAGGTGATGAAGAAGAGCAGCTGAAATAG
- a CDS encoding P-II family nitrogen regulator → MKLVKAYIRPILLEDVYKKLRSSGHCCVTVFKGEGTGQYSDSNKEHGSFFFPAMHSRVVKMEIVALDENVDSIVKVIRETASTGTRGDGNIFVMDIEHAERIRDGKVGREVLSG, encoded by the coding sequence ATGAAACTTGTAAAAGCTTACATCAGGCCCATACTGCTTGAAGATGTGTATAAAAAACTCCGTTCATCTGGTCACTGTTGCGTAACTGTATTCAAGGGTGAAGGTACAGGCCAATATAGCGATTCCAACAAGGAACACGGCTCCTTTTTCTTTCCAGCCATGCATTCTCGTGTGGTAAAAATGGAAATTGTGGCACTGGATGAAAACGTGGATTCCATTGTAAAAGTCATAAGAGAAACAGCATCGACAGGTACTCGTGGGGACGGCAATATTTTTGTGATGGATATTGAACATGCAGAACGAATCAGGGATGGTAAAGTGGGAAGAGAAGTGTTGAGCGGTTAA
- a CDS encoding SHOCT domain-containing protein yields MFYDHHLIGMHWLWWVISIIIILLIAFNIIPFRPKNDLKEDAMDILKIRFAKGEIEREEFEERKKILKQSK; encoded by the coding sequence ATGTTCTACGATCATCATCTTATAGGCATGCACTGGCTCTGGTGGGTCATTTCAATCATAATTATTCTGCTGATTGCTTTCAATATTATACCTTTTCGACCTAAAAATGATCTGAAAGAAGATGCCATGGATATTTTAAAGATAAGATTCGCCAAAGGAGAAATTGAGCGCGAGGAGTTTGAAGAGCGAAAAAAAATTCTAAAGCAAAGTAAGTAG
- a CDS encoding Crp/Fnr family transcriptional regulator, whose translation MSKKRETPLHSPSLEGHHCSVDLRLEKLGMVPFFQDLSEEQLREVNKKFTANHYSKGETIYRQGDSATMLRVVVAGNVKLVAHTLEGEGVLLDMLQPGDFFGNPTAGSKDVYNETAETQTSACILSIRISDFKEVMNRYPSVAMSVLDITADRLNESRQRIQHLTTLPVKKRLAHILVTLVNKFGEKHSRGLLIQLPLSRKDLADMVGTSAETTSRIMSQFQEDDLITSGRQWVAINDKPELLRISAED comes from the coding sequence ATGTCAAAAAAAAGGGAAACTCCGCTTCACAGTCCGTCCTTGGAAGGGCATCACTGTAGCGTTGACCTGCGCCTGGAGAAGCTGGGGATGGTTCCGTTTTTTCAAGATTTATCTGAAGAACAGCTCCGCGAAGTAAATAAAAAATTTACGGCTAATCACTATTCCAAAGGAGAAACGATTTACCGGCAGGGTGACTCTGCAACCATGCTTCGGGTGGTCGTCGCGGGAAACGTAAAATTGGTGGCTCACACCCTGGAGGGAGAAGGTGTGCTGCTGGATATGCTGCAGCCGGGCGATTTTTTCGGAAATCCCACGGCCGGCAGCAAGGATGTCTATAATGAAACAGCAGAAACTCAAACATCGGCTTGTATCCTTTCGATCAGGATTAGTGATTTTAAAGAAGTCATGAACCGGTATCCCTCGGTTGCTATGTCGGTTTTAGATATCACGGCTGACCGCCTTAATGAATCGAGGCAAAGGATACAGCATCTGACCACTTTGCCGGTAAAAAAGAGGTTGGCTCATATCCTTGTAACACTGGTCAATAAGTTTGGTGAAAAGCACAGTCGAGGATTGCTTATACAGCTCCCGCTTTCACGCAAAGACCTGGCTGACATGGTCGGTACATCTGCGGAAACCACCAGCCGGATTATGAGTCAATTCCAAGAGGATGATCTCATTACTTCCGGTCGCCAGTGGGTTGCGATCAATGACAAGCCGGAACTGCTGCGTATTTCGGCTGAAGATTGA
- a CDS encoding DUF6448 family protein, which translates to MKYLESHIKTTLASIFTLVFMLGFASTSQAHCDRVNGPVATDARKALETGDLSHALIWVTDQQAEELKSTFEQSLEVYTKGNESQELAVRYFISETVRLHREAEGMPFTGLKPAQPSSKDIQIAEQALVSGELAPVTDMLANEIQKKTSELYSKAMEAKSKKDNSVEAGREWVDAYVKYIVYVHKLYQKIQAGPAHGVGE; encoded by the coding sequence ATGAAATACTTAGAATCACATATAAAAACCACATTAGCATCAATTTTCACGCTAGTATTTATGCTTGGCTTTGCGTCAACCAGTCAGGCCCACTGCGATCGGGTTAACGGTCCGGTCGCAACAGATGCCCGAAAGGCCCTTGAAACCGGCGATCTCTCTCATGCGCTTATTTGGGTAACAGATCAGCAAGCCGAGGAACTCAAATCCACATTTGAGCAAAGCCTGGAAGTTTATACCAAGGGTAATGAATCCCAAGAGCTTGCCGTACGCTATTTTATTAGTGAGACAGTACGACTGCACCGCGAGGCAGAAGGCATGCCCTTTACCGGTCTAAAACCCGCCCAACCAAGCTCCAAAGATATCCAGATAGCCGAACAAGCACTTGTCTCAGGCGAACTGGCCCCGGTTACCGACATGCTGGCGAACGAAATCCAGAAGAAAACCTCGGAACTTTACAGCAAAGCTATGGAAGCCAAAAGCAAAAAGGATAACAGTGTTGAAGCCGGCCGCGAGTGGGTAGACGCTTATGTAAAATATATCGTATATGTCCACAAACTGTATCAAAAAATCCAAGCCGGACCAGCCCACGGCGTAGGAGAGTAA
- a CDS encoding helix-turn-helix transcriptional regulator has protein sequence MNRNERWVIAAILFVIAVLASIDIYNDYFEGVALWHISIEAVVGFVAMAGVFYLVRGRFKLQHSLAREQQFSKDLQTEAQKWRKVSKKYVKGLSIEIENQLDRWDLTEAEKEVSFLLLKGFSNKVIAEVRGTSVPTVRAQTNAIYSKSGLSGRSELSAFFLEDLLLPQKQETS, from the coding sequence ATGAATAGAAATGAACGGTGGGTCATTGCCGCAATCCTTTTTGTAATAGCGGTTCTGGCATCCATAGACATCTATAATGACTATTTTGAAGGAGTGGCCTTGTGGCATATTTCAATTGAAGCTGTCGTAGGATTTGTTGCGATGGCAGGCGTTTTTTATTTGGTCCGGGGTCGCTTCAAATTGCAGCACTCGTTGGCTAGAGAGCAACAGTTTTCGAAAGATCTTCAGACTGAGGCCCAGAAATGGAGGAAGGTGTCCAAAAAATATGTGAAGGGTCTGAGCATTGAAATAGAAAACCAGCTGGATCGGTGGGACTTGACTGAGGCAGAAAAAGAGGTCTCTTTTTTACTGTTAAAAGGATTTAGTAACAAGGTAATTGCTGAGGTTAGAGGAACCAGTGTCCCAACTGTTCGGGCACAGACCAATGCGATCTATTCCAAGTCGGGGCTGTCGGGACGTTCCGAGCTGTCCGCCTTTTTCCTTGAGGATTTACTGCTGCCCCAAAAGCAGGAAACAAGTTAA
- a CDS encoding restriction endonuclease, producing MATFNVMKASGESEPFDENKLRHSLRKAGANQQITNKIIHSIQRILFEGITTEKIYKEAFKQLSQYSNSSAGRYKLKEALLELGPSGYPFEKFIGELLNRLGYQTDTRVIVDGNCVSHEIDVIAEKDDEHFMIECKFHNRKGHKCNVKIPLYIQSRFKDVERNWRSQPGHEDKQHQGWVVTNTRFTTDALRYGKCAGLKLLSWDYPENNGLKDLISHVHLHPITSLSTLSNQKKKLLLEQNVVFCKQICEDKQVLKSIGLDNHTMNKVFEEAMDICNVKNNSVKR from the coding sequence ATGGCAACATTCAACGTAATGAAAGCGTCCGGAGAAAGTGAACCTTTTGATGAGAATAAGCTTCGCCATTCTCTCAGAAAAGCAGGTGCCAATCAACAGATTACAAACAAGATTATTCACTCTATCCAGCGGATTCTATTTGAAGGGATTACGACTGAAAAAATATATAAAGAAGCTTTTAAGCAACTCAGCCAATACTCAAATTCTTCGGCTGGCAGATATAAATTAAAAGAAGCCCTGCTGGAATTAGGGCCTTCCGGCTATCCTTTTGAAAAATTTATCGGAGAACTTCTAAACAGGCTCGGTTATCAAACTGATACCAGAGTTATTGTTGACGGGAACTGCGTCTCCCATGAAATTGATGTTATCGCAGAAAAAGACGACGAACATTTTATGATCGAGTGTAAATTTCACAACCGGAAAGGCCATAAATGTAATGTAAAAATCCCACTTTACATTCAATCACGATTCAAGGATGTGGAAAGAAACTGGAGGAGCCAACCCGGTCACGAAGATAAGCAACACCAGGGCTGGGTAGTTACCAACACCCGTTTCACCACAGACGCCCTGCGGTATGGCAAGTGTGCAGGCCTTAAACTGTTAAGCTGGGATTATCCGGAAAATAACGGACTAAAAGACCTAATCAGCCATGTACATCTTCATCCGATTACCAGCCTGTCAACCCTAAGCAATCAAAAGAAAAAGCTCCTTTTGGAACAAAATGTTGTCTTCTGCAAGCAGATATGTGAGGACAAGCAAGTTCTTAAGAGTATTGGGCTTGATAATCATACCATGAACAAGGTCTTTGAGGAAGCCATGGATATATGTAATGTTAAAAATAATTCAGTGAAAAGATGA
- a CDS encoding site-2 protease family protein, translated as MKWSLYIGKPAGIKVFIHWTFILLVIWLSWMHLRQGHGLNEILMGLFFLIFLFACVTLHEFGHALAARKYGIDTKDINLLPIGGVARLERMPEDPKQELVVAAAGPAVNVVIAVVLFSLLLITGQGQIDISHHVTGSNFLSDLLIINIILVVFNLIPAFPMDGGRMLRALLAFKMKRAKATQIAASVGQLLAIAFTMFGLFYNPFLLFIGIFVFLGAGAESRQVSMTESLKEIKVKDIMTGNFQSVSLSATVSHAASVMLKNQSSELVVINGDIFIGLISFKSVINALQAGETEYPAAELIQEDVITLHPETLLVELIENSSPKHQSLYPVIREDKLLGVVTEKDLNNLLLERQALLNQ; from the coding sequence ATGAAATGGTCCTTATACATCGGTAAACCGGCAGGAATTAAAGTCTTTATTCACTGGACCTTTATCCTGCTGGTCATCTGGCTGTCCTGGATGCATTTGCGACAAGGCCACGGTTTGAATGAAATTTTAATGGGCCTCTTTTTTCTGATCTTCCTGTTTGCCTGTGTAACACTACATGAATTTGGACATGCTTTGGCAGCCCGTAAGTATGGAATTGACACAAAAGACATCAATTTATTGCCCATTGGCGGGGTGGCAAGGCTTGAACGAATGCCCGAAGATCCTAAACAAGAATTGGTTGTTGCCGCTGCCGGACCGGCGGTCAATGTAGTGATTGCAGTTGTGTTATTTTCTCTGTTATTGATTACAGGCCAGGGTCAAATAGATATCAGCCATCATGTTACTGGGAGTAATTTCCTGTCCGATCTTCTGATCATTAATATTATTCTTGTAGTGTTCAATTTGATACCCGCTTTTCCTATGGATGGAGGCCGGATGCTTCGGGCACTTTTGGCTTTTAAGATGAAGCGAGCCAAAGCCACTCAAATCGCAGCTTCAGTCGGTCAATTACTGGCAATCGCCTTTACCATGTTTGGACTCTTCTACAATCCATTTCTATTATTTATTGGAATTTTTGTATTTCTTGGAGCCGGTGCAGAATCACGACAGGTTTCCATGACTGAATCCCTAAAAGAGATTAAGGTAAAGGATATCATGACCGGAAACTTTCAAAGCGTATCCTTGAGTGCTACTGTTTCTCACGCGGCTTCCGTTATGCTAAAAAATCAATCTTCAGAATTGGTTGTAATCAACGGGGATATTTTTATTGGGTTGATATCTTTCAAGTCTGTCATCAATGCTTTGCAAGCCGGTGAAACAGAATACCCCGCAGCAGAACTGATCCAGGAAGATGTAATTACCTTGCATCCGGAAACATTACTGGTAGAATTAATTGAAAATAGTTCTCCAAAACATCAATCACTGTATCCGGTTATTCGAGAGGACAAACTATTAGGAGTTGTTACTGAGAAAGATTTAAATAATCTCCTTTTGGAACGGCAAGCTCTGTTAAATCAGTAA
- a CDS encoding cytochrome b/b6 domain-containing protein, giving the protein MKKTTVYDWPTRIFHWLFAFLFLGAYLIAEIVDDENPVFTLHMLAGLTIGFILILRIIWGFIGTTYARFSSFKLNPIEFIQYLKDAVVAKTKRYLGHNPASSYAALVMFICAAGLAITGVMMTSGGESDFYEETHELLANIFLITVIVHVGGIIFHHLKHRDSLWSSMIDGKKQPLPEKTGITNSKRFAGMLFLILTLMWSGYLYSKYDSTNQTIDLFGQELVLGEEEHESTYEGEVHEDENND; this is encoded by the coding sequence ATGAAAAAGACTACCGTTTATGATTGGCCTACGCGAATTTTCCACTGGCTTTTCGCCTTCCTCTTTTTGGGAGCTTATCTAATTGCCGAAATAGTAGACGATGAAAATCCGGTCTTTACGCTCCACATGTTGGCAGGACTGACAATCGGTTTTATATTAATTCTGAGAATTATTTGGGGATTTATCGGGACCACCTATGCCCGCTTTTCATCCTTTAAATTAAATCCAATTGAATTTATACAATATCTAAAAGATGCTGTTGTCGCCAAGACCAAAAGATACCTGGGACACAATCCGGCCTCCAGCTATGCGGCTCTCGTGATGTTTATATGCGCTGCCGGATTAGCCATCACTGGTGTGATGATGACGAGTGGTGGAGAGAGCGATTTCTATGAAGAGACGCATGAACTCCTGGCTAATATATTTCTGATTACGGTTATCGTCCACGTCGGCGGTATTATATTCCATCATCTTAAACATCGCGATTCGCTGTGGTCGAGCATGATCGATGGCAAAAAGCAACCGCTACCAGAAAAAACAGGCATTACCAATAGCAAGCGATTTGCCGGAATGCTATTTTTAATTCTTACATTAATGTGGTCGGGCTACTTGTATTCCAAGTACGACAGTACGAATCAAACGATAGATTTATTCGGACAAGAGCTGGTACTCGGTGAGGAGGAACATGAGTCTACTTACGAAGGAGAAGTCCACGAAGATGAAAATAATGATTAA